GCTGCTTCGCCCCTTCCAGAGGAGAACTTACGATGTTAAGGAGGGCAGGTTACTTTCACACAACTCTCTGCCTATCTGTGCAGGTGTCAGTCGTGTGGTTGTGTTCTGGGCTGGCCTGGTCCGTGTCACAGCGACTGGGTCCAGGGCGGTTGTCACTTAGAGATTCTGGAACATGGCTGAAAACCGCAGGAGCTCAAGGTCGCAAGGTGTTAGATAAAGGAACACCTGCACCTTGCAAGAAGACGAGAGAATTAGGTCAAACACAGAGCTTAGAGTTTAGGCAGGACAAGAGGAGTGGGTTAGGGTCCACGTCTGGTGACGGTTTGTGTGTGGACgtgtgttttcagttttctcGGGCACAGAGCTGTGAGTGGAATTGCGTGGTCacgtggtaactctatgtttaatcgtCTGTAGAACTGCCTGGCTGTTTCCCAAAGTGGGTGCCCCAAGCTGGCATGTTTTGGGCACTTCCTGTGTGCCCGGAGCCAGGGGCTGAGCTGGGTCCCCCCACCGCTGGTGCGTGTGAGGACAGAGGAGGGACTCTTAATAGCTCGCTCTGCGTCCCAGCCCTGCTTTCCCACCTCCCACGTGCCCCCACCTCAGGTTCCTCTGTCTGTTCAGAGAGGTGGAGAACCCACTGTACAGACGGGGAAGTGGAGGCTAGGGTTGGGGGTGAGGACAACGTGCCTCCAGCCCCCCCACGACCCTCGGAGAACGGAGAAGTACGATTATCGGAAACTCCCAGACCTGGCCAGTGGGTGGAACCACAGCGTCAATTGTCACATGCGAATCACGCTTCTGTTAGTCCTCGAGAAACGGGCCCAGCAGGATAGAGGATGGCACCGTGGGGAACTCGGGGGAGGTAGGGCCGCAGTGGCCGTGTTCTGGAAGCTTGACATTCGCAGCACGTGAGCGTCACTCGGGGACCCCGCACCCTGCTCCCATCCCTCTCACGGCTGGGGTCTCTGGGCCCCGGGCTGACCCCTTTTCCTTTGTGGGCCGCTGGGTCCTCCCGGGGGCCGATGCCTGGGGGAAGGCAGTTTCCAAGCGGGGCACAGGGGAACCCCCAACCGTGCCATGGGGATGGGGGCCCGCTCGTGCCCCAAAGAAGATGGCAGTCTTGGCACCTCCTATTCAACCTTTATTTGCAAACTCAGAGGTGGGACGTGGTGCTGAGATGCGGACCGGTGtccttttttctccctccacCTTCCCCGCGATTCTGGGGCCTGGAAGGGATGGTCTGGGGCCAGGAAGAGATGggcctctgccccacccccaccacccccaactgTGTactagacttctctctctctctgtctctttcacctGGACCTGCCAAGTTCGGGGTGCAGGGTTCCCCGTGGGCCCCCCTGGCCTGCGGGCCTTGGTGGCCAGCCAGAGCCTCGCAGGGGCAGGTTCTCGCCCCCGGGGGCCAGTGTGGGGAAGGGAGTGGAACAGCGCACGTCGGCTTCCCGAGTCCAACATGTCCGGGTTGCAGCCAGCAGCTGGGCCTGGGGAGGTGACCAGGGTGGGCCCCAGCGCCGCGGGGGCTCACCCACGGTGGGGGGCAGCCCACGGAGAGGATGCTGCAGAGAAGGGGGCTCCCCAAGGCCACGGCCAGCAGGACCAGCACCATGGCCTGAGCTGGGCCGCGGTGGCAGTGGGGACGGGCAGGGCTGGCGGGGCGGGCAGGGGTGGCGGGCCAGCGGTGGCCGCGGGGGTGGCCGCTGGGGGCGTGGGCCCCAAGCAGGAGCCTCGATGCCGGTCCAGTGTGTGGGGCGGGGGGCAGGCGGTGCAGTCGAGCGGGGAGCTGCCGCGGCAGGTGTGGCACGACGGGTGGCAGCTGGAGCAGACACGAAGGGCGGGCGTGGCCGGGCGCCCCGGCCCGGCGGTCACTGGCTGCCGCGTGTGGTTGAAGTACCGCggtgggcaggaggggaggcAGAGGCGGCCCAGGAGGTAGGCGGGGCTGTGGCACTCTGTGCGGGGACACGCACACGGGGGTGaggccgcggccccgccccccaTCCCCTGCGCACACGCACACTGCCGCCTCCCAGCACTCACCCTGGCACAGCCCCGCCGTGTCCCGCTGCACGCACGCGCTGCTGGTCACCTGGGGGCCGCGGGGGCCGCGCCATCATGTCCTCCGCTGTCCCGTACAGCAGCAGCGTCGAGCGGTACAGCATCCCTGGGTACGGGTTGCGACGGGCacggggaggagggggcaggcctTTGGTGGCCCGGCCCTGCCATTCTTGGCCCCTCCCCCCAGGGGACCCCCCACCCCAACCTGGAGCCCCAGACTCGGATGTGCCCTGGACACCCTGCACCCACTGTGCGCTGGGAACTGGACACCTACATCTGCCTGGTGGCcggacacctactgtgtgctgggaacTGAAAACTTACTTCTCCAGAGTAAGAACACACCTACTGCGCACTAGTAGCTGGACACCTACTGTGTGTTGGCAGCTagatacctactgtgtgctgggaacTGGACACTTCTCCAGAACAACACACCCACTTCACGCTAGTAGCTGAAAACCTACTGTATGCTGGTGGCTGGACACCTACTCCTTCCCAGTAACTGGACACCTCCTGTTCACAGCCAGGCCTGTTCCGTCTCTCTGAGGAGCCCCTTTGCAGTGGGGTCACGGAGGCCGGCTCCAGAGCCCGCGGGGGAGGTCAGGGGTCACCCCCCCGGCTGCACCCGGCTCTCACCCGTGTTGAAGTAGTAGCCCTTGTTTTCTAGGCCCAGGGTCCACAGGCCCCGCGGGTCCTCGTCCCAGAAGTGAGTGGACATGAAGACCCAGTTGTTGTAGCCTTGGCTGCTCACATCCAGGGGTCTGGGatagaaggtgaaggaggagcgCTTTGCAACCACAGGCTGCTGAGCCACAGCGCGTGTCTGAGCGCGGGGCCAAGTGCTGGCCACGGACCGgccctgggggcaggggctgggggtccAGCCTGCACAGTGCGCTTGGCCCCTCCCCGGGCGGACCCGCAGGCCCCGGCCCACACCTGACGGCCACGAGCGTGGAGCGCGTGCCCATGGGGCTGGTGAGCGCTATCTCCAGGTCGCCGCGGCGGCTGTAGGACAGCGACAGCTGCACCTGCACATGCTCCAGTGAGCGGACACGGTTGACACGGCCGGCGCAGGCTGACACGTTCCTCCTCACGTGCAGCAGCGGCAGGATGGGGCTGCGGGCGGCGCGCAGGTGAGGCCCCCCTGCTGGCCTGCTGGGGGTGCGCGGCCAGCAGGCGGGTTTGGGCTCCGACCAGGAGGCCTGCCTACTTgttctacagatggggaaacggaGGCCTCGGGGCCTGCCTCCCACCCGTCTGCCCCCTGGGTGGTAATGACAGGTGGGGGGGAAggctggggaggtggcaggtgtggggggaggtctggggaggtggcaggtgtggggagagggcTGGGCAGGTGGCAGGTgtgggggaggtctggggaggtggcaggtgtgcATGGTGGCTGGGGAGGCGGCAGGTGCGCGTGGTGGCTGGGGAAGTGGCAGGTGCGGGGGGAGGGTTGGCGAGGTGGCAGGTGCGCATGGTGGCTGGGGAGGTggctggggaggtggcaggtgcaCGTGGTGGCTGAGGAGGTGGCTGGTGtggggggaggtctggggaggtggcaggtgtgggGGGAGGTCTGGGCAGGTGGCAGGTGTGGAGGGAGATCTGGGGAAGTGGCAGGTGTGAGGCGAGGTCTGGAGAAGTGGCAGGTGTGGAGGGAGgtctggggaggtggcaggtgtgaGGCAAGGTCTGGAGAGGTGGCAGGTGTGGGGGGAGGTCTGAGGAGGTGGCAGGTGTGTGGGGAGGTCTGGGCAGGTGGCGGGTGTGTGGGGAGGTCTGGGCAGGTGGCAGGtgtgggaggagggctggggaggtggcaggtgtgggaggagggctggggaggtggcaggtgtggggggaggctggggaggtggcaggtgtggggggagggctggggaggtggcaggtgcaCGTGGTGGCTGAGGAGGTGGCTGGTGtggggggaggtctggggaggtggcaggtgtgggGGGAGGTCTGGAGAGGTGGCAGGTGTGGAGGGAGGTCTGGGGAAGTGGCAGGTGTGAGGCGAGGTCTGGAGAAGTGGCAGGTGTGGAGGGAGgtctggggaggtggcaggtgtgaGGCAAGgtctggggaggtggcaggtgtggggggaggtctggggaggtggcaggtgtggggagagggcTGGGCAGGTGGCAGGTgtgggggaggtctggggaggtggcaggtgtgcATGGTGGCTGGGGAGGCGGCAGGTGCGCGTGGTGGCTGGGGAAGTGGCAGGTGCGGGGGGAGGGTTGGCGAGGTGGCAGGTGCGCATGGTGGCTGGGGAGGTggctggggaggtggcaggtgcaCGTGGTGGCTGAGGAGGTGGCTGGTGtggggggaggtctggggaggtggcaggtgtgggGGGAGGTCTGGGCAGGTGGCAGGTGTGGAGGGAGATCTGGGGAAGTGGCAGGTGTGAGGCGAGGTCTGGAGAGGTGGCAGGTGTGGAGGGAGgtctggggaggtggcaggtgtgaGGCAAGGTCTGGAGAGGTGGCAGGTGTGGGGGGAGGTCTGAGGAGGTGGCAGGTGTGTGGGGAGGTCTGGGCAGGTGGCGGGTGTGTGGGGAGGTCTGGGCAGGTGGCAGGtgtgggaggagggctggggaggtggcaggtgtgggaggagggctggggaggtggcaggtgtggggggaggctggggaggtggcaggtgtggggggagggctggggaggtggcaggtgcaCGTGGTGGCTGAGGAGGTGGCTGGTGtggggggaggtctggggaggtggcaggtgtgggGGGAGGTCTGGAGAGGTGGCAGGTGTGGAGGGAGGTCTGGGGAAGTGGCAGGTGTGAGGCGAGGTCTGGAGAAGTGGCAGGTGTGGAGGGAGgtctggggaggtggcaggtgtgaGGCAAGgtctggggaggtggcaggtgtgaGGGGAGGTCTGAGGAGGTGGCAGGTGTGTGGGGAGGTCTGGGCAGGTGGCAGGTGTGTGGGGAGGTCTGGGCAGGTGGCAGGtgtgggaggagggctggggaggtggcaggtgtggggggagggctggggaggtggcaggtgtggggggaggctggggaggtggcaggtgtggggggagggctggggaggtggcaggtgtggggggagggctggggaggtggcaggtgtggggggagggctggggaggtggcaggtgtggggggagggctggggaggtggcaggtgtggggggagggctggggaggtggcaggtgtggggggagggctggggaggtggcATGTGTCCGCGGTGCCCGGGGCTGGCGGGGGGTGTGCAGGCCGGGGCCAAGGAGGGTGCTCACGTGGCGGCGTGCACGATCCGAATGGCGCATTTCTGCTGGGGCTGCGTGGGCAGCCACGTGCGAGCCATGTCCACCAGCTGGCCGGCGTCCAGCAGCCCATAGCCGTAGTGGTGGCTCACTGCGTGGAGGGGCGGCCGTCACTCGCCCGTGGGCGTGGTGTCCCCACCCCCGCCTGGCCCGGCCGCACCTTGGCGCCCGACGCCGTTGGTCCTCCAGTCCTCGGCCTGGAGCTGCGCGGGCCTGGATGCGCGGACCACCAGGTGCTGCATGTCTCTCCAGGTCAGGAGCGGGCTGGGGGGGCGAGGGCATGAGCCGGGGCCACACGGGGCGGGGCGGCAGCGGGGGCCCCACCGTCACCTACTTGGCCTCCAGCGCCAGGGCTATGATGCCCGCGGCCAGCGGGGCTGAGGCTGAGGTGCCCGTGTGCTTGTCCGTGCACTGGTGGTGCAGGTCCGTGGTGACCTGCCGGCAGAGGGGACTCAGGGGGCCCGGGCCCAGGAAACCCGCCCTCGTTCAACAAGACCACCCACTGAGCTCGGGAAGAACCAGGGACTTCAAGGAGACACGGCAGGACAGACCCGGGACGCAGGGCCCTGGGAGGGGCGACAACGGCGGGGCCTGGGCCCGTGTCTGTGTTCCCGGCACTGCagggcagccctgggaggaggggggaCAGAAGGGATGGGGGACAGGAGGGATGGGggacaggagggagaggggacGGGAGGGAGGGCGGCAGTGGGGACAAGAGGGACGGGGACAGGAGGGcggggggagaggagggatggCAGGGCAGGGACAGGAGGCAGCGGGGACAGGAGGGtggtgaggggagaggagggcaggaggggggACAGGAGGGCGGGGGGCGAGGAGGGGGGCAGGGGGacaggagggcaggggagggagaggaaggggggaCAGGAGGGTGGGAGGACAGGAGGGATGGGGGACAGGAGGGACGGGGGACCGGAGGGAGGGCGGCAGTGGGGACAAGAGGGACCGGGACAGGAGGGCGGGGGGAAAGGAGGCATGGCAGGGGAGGGACAGGAGGCGGTGGGGACAGGAGGGGGGGACAGGAGGACGGCGGGGAGGAGGGCGGCTGGGGACAGGAGGGCGGGGGgggtggagaggaagggaggacagaagggagggagaacagaagggaaggaggacagGAAGGAGGGcggggggagaggagggatggcaggggagggacaggagggcggggtggggggggaggggggagaggacGGAGGGGCCGGGCGGCCGCAGGACAGCCCGAGGGCGGGGCCTCACGATCTGGGGGTCGGGTGCGGCGCCGCTGCTGTAGGTGGTGGTGAGCGTGGAGGCGCAGGCCTCGCTGTACCAGGGCACGCGGCCGCGCCGGGTGGCGCTGCCCACGGAGAGCGTGTGGATGCTGTTGGTGTAGCCGTCGCAGTTGCAGTCGTCGTAGTGCAGCCCGCCATTGCCCGACGCCCAGACGAAGAGCGTGCCCAGCCCGCCGCGGCCCTGCGGATGGCACACGGGGACACAGGGACGGGGCGTGGGCCTCCGCACCCGCCCGCCTGGGCCCCGGCCCCCGCCGGCTCACCTGGGTCACGCCGCGCCGGAAGGCCTCGTGGGTGAGCGCGCCAGGGCCGTCCACCGTGCGGCCGTCATCCTCGGGGCCCCAGCTGGCGCTGTAGACGTGGATGTGCTGGGGCTGCAGGCTCAGCGACTGGGCCTCGATCACGTCCGTGATGGTGCCGTCCAGCATGCGCACGCCTGCGGGGGGCGCTCTGCGTCACCTGCCCACGCCCTGTCCACCCCCGGGAGTGGGGTGTTGTGTGGGGTCCAGCTCCCCCCCGGAGTCGGGGCCCGGGCATCGCCCTGCATCCGGGATGCCCTGCATCTGCCAACTCCCCCAGCGTTCCCGGCCACCCAGGGCCACCGGGTCCGCCCTCTGTCCCCGGGCAGGAGGAGAGGGATCCTGGTACCTCCGATTCGGGCATTGTAGGCCACGCCTGTGCCACAGAACCTGTTGTTAGCCATTGCGGCCACCTCCCCAGCACAGCGGGTCCCGTGCCTGGCGCCAGGGCAGAGAGGGGTGCCCGTCAGAGCCCCCCGGTCCCACCAGGGCCATAGGGGCTGCCCCCACATGGGACGCCGGGCTTACCGGTTCTCGTTACTGGGCGTGTATCGCGGCTGGGGGTCTGGGTCGTAGTCGTTGAAGTCGTAGCTGGCCAGGGGGtcctgggggcggggtggggattGGAGGCAGCTGGGACCGGCCGCCAGCTGTGGGGCGGCCCCCACCCGGCCCCCCATGCGCTCACATAGTTGGCCCAGAGGTCCGGGTGGTCCTTCTCGATGCCGTCGTCCAGGACAGACACCACGACACCCTGGCCCGACAGCCCTTGGCTCCAGACCTGCCGGATGTTCAGGTCTGGTTGCACCTCGTTGTTCTGCGCGGGGGGCGGTGCGGGGCTGGGTCAGTGGGGCTCCAGCCGGCCCGTCCCCGCCGCCCGGCCTGGCCTGCTTACCATGTACCACTGCTTGGGGAACCAGGGGTCTGTGGGCACCACCAAGGAGCGCTTCACCCGCCGCCGCAGGGTCTGCTGCTCGAACCACTGCACCTGGAGGGAGCAGGGGGCTCTGACGGGCACCCTTCTTTGCCGTCAGCGGGAGGGGCTGACCCACGGGCCAAGGGGGCCTGCCCTTCGCAGCCCTTCCCAGCCCTTCCCACCAGTTCCCGGGCACAGGGCCCAAGTCTGCTTCTAGGGTCTGCGTGGCCTCTTTGTGGGTGTGCCAAGGGGCACCCGTCTGGGGGGCTGCAGTTGGAGTGGGATGTGTGTCTGGGCTGCCCACTGCCTGTCTGGGGCCTCGTGGTGTGGGCCGCGGCCGGGACCCCATATTTGCTAGGGCTGCTCATCGGGGTCCCCCTGTGCCTGGGGCTCTGCCTTCAGAGGGGACCGAGGCCTTCAGTGAACCCCTCCCACAGAGCACAGTGTGGCTGCTCCCCGGGGTGGCTGGGGCTCCTGGGGTCCCAA
This portion of the Diceros bicornis minor isolate mBicDic1 unplaced genomic scaffold, mDicBic1.mat.cur scaffold_67_ctg1, whole genome shotgun sequence genome encodes:
- the PCSK4 gene encoding LOW QUALITY PROTEIN: proprotein convertase subtilisin/kexin type 4 (The sequence of the model RefSeq protein was modified relative to this genomic sequence to represent the inferred CDS: deleted 1 base in 1 codon) produces the protein MRPAWTALWLRLALALGLVGPLAVGWASARAPIYVNSWAVRVSQGYQEAKRLARKFGFVNLGQIFPDGQYFHLRHRGMVQQSLTPHWGHRLRLKKDPKVQWFEQQTLRRRVKRSLVVPTDPWFPKQWYMNNEVQPDLNIRQVWSQGLSGQGVVVSVLDDGIEKDHPDLWANYDPLASYDFNDYDPDPQPRYTPSNENRHGTRCAGEVAAMANNRFCGTGVAYNARIGGVRMLDGTITDVIEAQSLSLQPQHIHVYSASWGPEDDGRTVDGPGALTHEAFRRGVTQGRGGLGTLFVWASGNGGLHYDDCNCDGYTNSIHTLSVGSATRRGRVPWYSEACASTLTTTYSSGAAPDPQIVTTDLHHQCTDKHTGTSASAPLAAGIIALALEANPLLTWRDMQHLVVRASRPAQLQAEDWRTNGVGRQVSHHYGYGLLDAGQLVDMARTWLPTQPQQKCAIRIVHAATPILPLLHVRRNVSACAGRVNRVRSLEHVQVQLSLSYSRRGDLEIALTSPMGTRSTLVAVRPLDVSSQGYNNWVFMSTHFWDEDPRGLWTLGLENKGYYFNTGMLYRSTLLLYGTAEDMMARPRGPQVTSSACVQRDTAGLCQECHSPAYLLGRLCLPSCPPRYFNHTRQPVTAGPGRPATPALRVCSSCHPSCHTCRGSSPLDCTACPPPHTLDRHRGSCLGPTPPAATPAATAGPPPRHRGPAQAMVLVLLAVALGSPLLCSILSVGCPPPWAQLLAATRTCWTREADVRCSTPFPTLAPGGENLPLRGSGWPPRPAGQGGPRGTLHPELGRSRGRGLAASGGREQEAAGSARVTCPGVGPRSDRKRNWLRRGAGG